One stretch of Pseudomonadota bacterium DNA includes these proteins:
- a CDS encoding DMT family transporter, translated as MTPARKKLLGILLAFLSAVVFGVSPSTARAVYADGGNAILVIVVTTAARALGLCMLCLGLQKPLFRSRTDTRTAMSGGFFQAISLSSVFVALIFLPGPLVIIIMFTHTLMLLFFMAWRGEVRLDALALLTTFAALGGLSLVLDVWHVDQRLNLTGVALSFLAAIAMGSRLYIYGRLTKSRDPAVVGAEAFIFAALFVLLLMFFKAPAYPASTEGWLWLAAGSLSLVLGTIGMFYSIALLGAFNYSLLLKMEPMFTALFAVLLIGEYLSPLQYTGMAIVIASLMAYQYGEHRRKGSLQP; from the coding sequence ATGACCCCCGCCCGTAAAAAACTTCTGGGAATCCTGCTGGCTTTTCTGTCGGCGGTGGTATTCGGCGTGAGCCCCTCCACAGCCCGTGCAGTCTATGCAGACGGCGGCAATGCGATTCTGGTGATTGTGGTGACCACAGCAGCTCGCGCGCTGGGGCTGTGCATGCTGTGTCTGGGCCTGCAAAAGCCCCTGTTCAGAAGCCGCACGGATACCAGAACCGCCATGTCCGGCGGCTTTTTCCAGGCCATCTCCCTCAGCAGCGTTTTTGTGGCACTGATCTTCCTGCCCGGCCCGCTGGTGATCATCATCATGTTCACCCACACCCTGATGCTGCTGTTCTTCATGGCGTGGCGCGGGGAAGTGCGGCTGGATGCGCTGGCGTTGCTCACCACCTTTGCCGCGCTGGGCGGCCTCAGCCTGGTGCTGGATGTGTGGCATGTGGACCAGCGCCTGAACCTGACCGGAGTCGCCCTGTCTTTCCTGGCGGCCATCGCCATGGGGAGCCGCCTGTATATCTATGGTCGCCTGACGAAAAGCCGTGACCCGGCTGTGGTGGGAGCCGAGGCGTTTATCTTCGCTGCACTGTTCGTGCTGCTGCTGATGTTTTTCAAGGCCCCGGCGTACCCCGCATCCACCGAAGGCTGGCTGTGGCTGGCGGCCGGGTCCCTGTCCCTGGTTCTGGGCACCATCGGCATGTTCTACAGCATCGCCCTGCTGGGAGCGTTCAACTACAGCCTGCTGCTCAAGATGGAGCCCATGTTCACCGCCCTGTTCGCCGTCCTGCTGATCGGCGAGTACCTGTCGCCCCTCCAGTACACCGGCATGGCCATCGTCATCGCCAGCCTGATGGCGTATCAGTACGGCGAGCACAGGCGAAAAGGCTCTCTCCAGCCCTGA
- the alr gene encoding alanine racemase: MLKSQGILTIDLSAVRGNYALLKAHAGPKVQVGAVVKANAYGLGAVEIGTALATVGCKTFFVSSLEEGIALRQAIKTPRILVLNGFYSSGADAYAEYNLIPVIGSFLEIEGYKKLSTKHGKKLPAFLNFNIRMNRLGLGKIETERLLADKTILDGITVAGIMSHFACADEPDHPMTETQFTVFDSIARHFPAAEKSLANSSGLFRHARYHYDLARPGAALYGLNPVPEKANPMKPVARLAVPVIRVRQVYKDARVGYGGTWQAPQDTPLATVAAGYADGVFRALGNRGAMYWKGFRCPIRGRVSMDLTTVDLSAIPEGQRPKPGDWLELIGEHQTADALAADAGTIGYEVLTALGHRYEWQYVESTSP; the protein is encoded by the coding sequence ATGCTCAAAAGCCAGGGCATTCTGACCATCGACCTGTCCGCTGTGCGGGGTAACTACGCGCTGCTGAAAGCCCATGCGGGACCCAAAGTGCAGGTGGGCGCGGTGGTCAAGGCCAACGCCTATGGCCTGGGCGCGGTGGAGATCGGTACGGCGCTGGCCACGGTGGGATGTAAAACCTTTTTCGTCTCCTCGCTGGAGGAAGGCATTGCCCTGCGCCAAGCTATTAAAACTCCGCGGATCCTGGTGCTCAACGGCTTTTACAGCAGCGGCGCCGATGCGTACGCCGAGTACAACCTGATTCCCGTGATTGGAAGTTTTTTAGAAATTGAAGGCTATAAAAAACTCAGTACCAAACACGGCAAAAAACTGCCCGCGTTCCTGAATTTCAACATCCGCATGAACCGCCTGGGCTTGGGAAAAATTGAAACAGAAAGGCTGCTGGCCGACAAAACCATACTGGATGGAATCACAGTGGCTGGAATCATGAGCCACTTCGCCTGCGCGGACGAGCCTGACCACCCCATGACCGAGACCCAGTTCACCGTGTTCGACTCCATCGCCAGACATTTTCCGGCGGCGGAAAAATCCCTGGCCAATTCGTCGGGCCTGTTCCGCCACGCCCGGTATCATTATGACCTGGCGCGGCCCGGCGCGGCGCTGTACGGTCTGAATCCCGTGCCGGAAAAGGCCAACCCCATGAAGCCCGTGGCCCGCCTGGCCGTGCCCGTAATCCGCGTGCGGCAGGTCTATAAAGACGCCCGCGTGGGCTATGGCGGCACGTGGCAGGCCCCGCAGGACACGCCGCTGGCCACAGTGGCCGCGGGTTATGCGGACGGGGTTTTCCGCGCGCTGGGCAACCGCGGCGCCATGTACTGGAAAGGCTTCCGGTGTCCCATCCGGGGCCGCGTGTCCATGGACCTGACCACCGTGGATTTGTCGGCCATTCCCGAGGGACAGCGCCCAAAGCCCGGCGACTGGCTCGAGCTGATCGGGGAGCACCAGACGGCCGACGCGCTGGCCGCCGACGCGGGCACCATCGGGTACGAGGTCCTCACCGCCCTGGGCCACCGCTATGAATGGCAGTATGTGGAGTCCACCTCCCCATGA
- a CDS encoding transporter substrate-binding domain-containing protein: protein MKIFAVFCLILFLALPARAEDAVYRRVVDSNTIRCGVIVFNQFFEPGLTGKAEPKGLTIDIWKEIARRLQMKVEWVEMTNMGTVYLDLAQDRFNAICHPWLIYPPQLKHAITSRIIFTEDMLIYTPADRDTSAIKSYADLNNPGYRFAGTDGEAGAYYIPLKLPKVTMVLAPQGAPAGTHFQDMITGKADFILLSPLFADGYMKAQPKAIKPVLTEPLGELLFRFAYKPGSHDFRHMIDAVLEDMQREGLIDAFLKKNNLLSARGYR from the coding sequence ATGAAAATCTTTGCAGTTTTCTGTCTGATCTTGTTCCTCGCCCTGCCCGCCCGGGCTGAAGACGCCGTATACCGGCGCGTGGTGGACAGCAACACGATCCGCTGCGGCGTGATTGTGTTTAACCAGTTTTTTGAGCCGGGCCTGACCGGCAAGGCAGAGCCAAAGGGCCTCACCATTGATATCTGGAAGGAAATCGCCCGGCGTCTGCAGATGAAGGTGGAATGGGTCGAGATGACCAACATGGGCACGGTGTACCTGGACCTGGCGCAGGACCGGTTTAACGCCATCTGCCATCCGTGGCTGATCTATCCACCCCAGCTGAAGCACGCCATCACCAGCCGCATCATTTTCACCGAGGACATGCTGATCTACACGCCGGCGGACCGTGATACGTCGGCCATTAAAAGCTATGCCGACCTGAACAATCCCGGATACAGATTTGCGGGAACCGACGGCGAGGCCGGGGCCTATTATATCCCCCTGAAACTGCCAAAAGTCACCATGGTGCTGGCCCCGCAGGGCGCGCCGGCGGGAACACACTTCCAGGACATGATCACGGGCAAGGCCGATTTTATCCTGCTGTCGCCCCTGTTTGCGGACGGCTACATGAAGGCCCAGCCCAAGGCCATCAAACCTGTGCTGACAGAACCGCTGGGAGAACTGCTGTTCCGCTTTGCCTACAAGCCGGGCAGCCATGATTTCCGGCACATGATCGACGCGGTGCTGGAAGACATGCAGCGCGAAGGCCTGATCGACGCCTTCCTGAAAAAGAACAACCTGCTGTCAGCGAGGGGGTACCGATGA